The Lolium rigidum isolate FL_2022 chromosome 1, APGP_CSIRO_Lrig_0.1, whole genome shotgun sequence region CTGCGATAAAGTATCATATACTTATGTTGATATGGAAGTAGAGGCAACCTGAGCCGTCGCCGGAACGGTTTTAACTTGAGAGTCGACATGGCACAGAGCCTTTTTGAACTCCTCTATGTCAACGACCATCGACTCTTTGTGGGAATCACCTACGCCACTTGCTATCAAATCCGCAATATCAAGCATGTGCATACTTTTCATATAGAGTTCTACTTGAGGGTATCTTATACAAATATCTTCTAAAATATCAGATATTTCTTTCAGTGTCAAAGTGCCAGAGTTATCCTTATCTGCTACTTTAAATATTGTCGAAATGTCCTCCTGAAAAAACAGAAGCAAAGAACTCAGAGGAAGGATTTAACATGAACTAAATATTGCCAAATTAGATGTTCAGTGTTCTTGTTTGTTTAGCATGATGCAAACTTTGCAATGTCTATACAAAGGTGGAATAAACACACAGCATAGCAGTAGAACGACTAATTTGACTCCTATGACAGTTCTATCAAGAAACAGTTACAGTGCAGCGATAACCCTGACTTGCAATGTGTGCAGCTGTTCCTACAGTGGTCCTGCCTATGAAGTTTGAACCTACGAAGAGGGTGCAAATATTATTTATGAAATGCTTTTTTACATTTACCATTATTTTTCTCTGACTTATTGAAGAAcagtctccaattgcatagacacCATCAGTCTCACGAACTCTTAACCATTCATTAGTTGCCAAGGCACGCCGTTTAGCCTGTTAAATGAGAGAACATTTGCATACGTCAACTAAATGTTGAGTTTAACATAACTCCATAACCTGAACACACAGCTTTGATTCAGATTTAACAACCTGACCAACTTGATTCATGAAGTCCGTAATGACAGGACGCGTACCAATACCAGCAGACCAAATAGCCATCCCATAGGGGACCAATATTTCACCACCAGTTGATTTGTTTTTCACCGTAATAAAATCATCAGAGACCTTTAACACTCTGAATCCTGTATTCACCTCAATGCCATCTCTCTGAAACTTTGTTTCAGCAAACGCAGCTATCCTTTCGTCAAATCTATATGAAAGAAATAGATATATCATCTCACAGTAAACATGGGTAAAAGACAAGATCTACTGAGACTACAACCAAATGCATGGACATTGAAACAGTAGGCAAATTTTCCTTGTCGAATCAACACAATTTCCAATTACCAACAAAATAGCAATGTCTACAGTAAGTGTGATAATTTCATAGCAATTATTTCTTTTTTTGGAACAAGTTCTTTCCAGTTAGGAACATCATTTAAAAGGGAAAAGGAAATGGAGGAAGAATACGGAAGAAACATCCGCAatccaaaataaaaaaataagataTGGTAAAAATAATCCAACACTAGAAttgtttggtggtggtggtggtaaggtGGTTTTGGTCTATCTATCCTGGTAAGAAAACAATGACTGGGATATATTTTCCACTTCTACCGACTATTGTTTTCCGAAACATGTAAACGATCCAAAATTGTTGTTCACTTTTTCCTAACAGTAACAATATTTAATAATGATCCCAGGGCCAGGAGATGATTAGCTGGGGGCCTCACTACTTGCAGCAGCATGTTCTAATCTACGAGATGTGAACCAGCAGTACCATCCTCATTATCTGGGAACAAAAGCTGACTTCCCAATACATTAATTCCCCCTGAGGCTTTTTGTTCATGCTAAAACTTGTTCTTAGTGATGAAAGCCTGACTCAATAGTTCTTTGTATGCACCATGCAATGCAAGTGAACTTCAGGATCATTCAATCCTCATTATATGGTAAGCTATTACTTCCTTACGTATTCAATATATGTTCTCCTGATTGAATAATTGTTATCTTCACAAATTCCTGAATTGCAGGATATATCTTCACCAGATCTTCGACAAGAAAATCATGCAACTCTGCAGTAAATTCGACCCCAGTAGGTCCACCGCCAATAACCACGAAGTGAAGGACCTTCCTTTTCTCCTCTTCACTAATGTTGGGAAGTGATGCCTTCTCAAAGCAGTCCAGCACACTCTTCCGAATCTTTTGGGCATCCTCCACTTCCTGAATTGTTCAATGtgaggatgtaagtggaagatatGGCTAATAGTTCCATGAACGTAAATTTCCTAATACTAGTACTGTACAGTACAATTAATTGCAGTTATCCTGAATTAAGGGGAAAATTACATAGCAAGAACAAATGGTTCAGAGGATATAGTGATACTGAACAGCTCCTCCAGCGAATGTTAGCATATTCCTCTGCATATGTAGCTCTTAAATCTAATACAAATGACAACACAGTACGTATGTATGGTCTTGCAGGTTAGTATTCTGTAAGTTGGCAATATAGCTCTTTAACTCAAGCAGTTGGATGATCTTGTGAGAAAAAAAAGTGGCGTTTCTTAATAAGATTATAAATTGAAAACTAAAGTATTATATCTCAAGGTGTTGCAGAAAACAAAGGAAAATAGCTTACTACTGAGGAGAAAAGGAACACTCAAATGGTGCAAGTGATTTCACCTTCAAAAAGTGGCAATGCTCCATCACGCCGGGAGTGTTGAATGTATTTACAGTAGCTCCTAGAGCAACCACTAAGTAATCATAATCAACCTCAAAATCGCCATTCCCATCCAAATTGGTTCCAATAGCAGAACGACAGTGCACAGCCTTCTTTGTCGCGTCAATCTTGAAGCACTCGGCTTCGTAATATGCAACATCTTTGTTTTTCTGCAAAAGAAGGACAGCAGAAGAAGTGACTGTTACTCCACAGCTTTGCATAACAGAATCCACAGTAACACATATAGAGTTTAGCACACAAGAGCACAAGATTGATCGCTAGACCAAGTACCTTCTCGAACATCCTCCGTATGGGTTCGACGATGCTGCGTGCCTCCACGGTCCCACACGTGACGCTCGGGAGCAGAGGCGTAAACGCGAAGTAGTTGCGAGGCGATATGACCTTCACATCGTAGCGGGAGCAGTCGAGGTTCTTGAGGAAAGAGGTGCCGCCCCAGCCAGTGCCAAGAACCaccaccttcttcttcttggggACATCCTGTTGCGGTGGCCCTGAGGCCTCTTCTGGCCTGGAGGAATCGGCATACGCCACAATACCCCCGCCGCTGCAATCCAGTACACAAAAATGTTGAAGATTGCAAATGCAGACAATTAAGCGGTTTGATCCGGAGGGATAAAATTGAATTGGGGACTGTTCATGAAAGTACAGAGGAGGATGGACTGCCCAACAGACATCATATATCTAGAGTCCTAGACCGACATCACATATCTAGAGTGCTAGACCAACATCACATCTCTGTTGACCAAGATCGTGTAGAGTCCTAGACCAAGAAAGCAGCCAAGATGCGAACAAAAAGGAAAGGTAAAGCGGACAAAAAGGAAGGAACGGCAAATCATCATCAACAAATCAGAAATGCCAGATAAAAGTGATTTTCAGGGACCGGAGAGGGTTTGTGGGAGGCACCTACCTGGCTGCTGTGAGAAGAAGCGCTGCGGTGGAGACGCCGGCGGGGCGCCTGACGTCCTCCAAGAACCGGGCGGCGGCACGGGAGGCGAAGAAGGAGAAGCCCATCCTGCTCTCACTGTCGTCTGTCTCAGCCCCCGTAAACTGCTGGATCGAATTCAAGATGATCAGGCGAGGTTTCCGGCAGCAGAGGACTAGGGGGCAAACAAGGAAAGCGATGTGAAACAGTGAAAGGCTACCTGCTCCTTCACAAGGACCACCTGTATTCTgccatgtatttttttttttgacacgacTATTCTGCCATGTAATAGAAGAATTGTTCGTAGAACAGACGATCCAACCTTTGGGGTTTGGGGATAAGATCTGGCAATACTTTGGAAACTTCGTTTAGATATGATGCACACCACCGACCACCACTGGGCACTGACCACGCCAATATGCTCTCCTTCTTTATTTCTTTCTTTATACATGACCAAGACCAGCAACAGAAAGGCTAGATGACGATTTCACTAGAGAGGTTTGACCTGAGACATCAGCAAGCAAACCTAACATGCTTAGCACCTGATGGTGTCAGCAGCTACAATTTGCTGAAGTGTAGGGCTACAAGGAACTTGTCCAGTGAGGATAAACTGAATTTACAGTTAGaacacatgtacaggtgcacataagtGACATGCAAGTCAACATCTGACATAAGAGCAAGGCGCGCGGGGTAAAAATTTTGCCGCGCCCGCGCTTTTGCGCCATCCCGCGCGGAAAACTTGCCGCGTCCGCTGCCGCGCGCTATAAAGGCGAAGCGACGCGCGTGCACCAACCGCTGAAGTTTCTGCGTGTCTCCACCtccgtctctctctctccctctctccaccgCGTGTCCACCTCCCGCGTCGACGctccgtgtaatatcccaggtaatggggttacaaaaatagaggaaacagatatgtgcattgcattcatgcatataaaatCAGGGGAATTTTCGCTTAAAGCAAAAcaatcacagtaactgaagtttcacttgaccttggtggaattgaagtagctcatcaagtcaagctctataaacctcaatgtgactttgctaaaaccttgttttgagtagagatgatttgatctaaggggttagatcaaatggaactaataatcaatccaacaacactttactcaatgatcaattgcttgatcttattaaagatcataacatggtaatctttgccataacatatgaacatctatttaactataaatcaagtaacaataaaatgaagaaaccattcttcacttaacttttccatgtcttaaaccaatccatgatcctaccatgaatatCATGGTAATCATTCCACCTCACTCTTGgattcatgacaaggagatcaactctagaaatatagatTATTCTCTATTCCAAACATAATATGTatcaaccctagagtattattcaagccttctcatatgagagagaccatttactctaaatctagctttacctattaatgaacaaaAGACAACCTTGGAActcaagtattaggttgtaaaccatttcccttggagtggtgggataatctaatatcacatgaaataataccatACTCATGAaaggataaagtaaggaggagattgacTCAATCAAAatggccaagtggagttttagacttaatacctattgagatattgtgagtacaccataaaccctagaataaccattcctttataagaaagcccaagctatggtgttacactcaagtagttgaggcaacacctgaatgtgagggagaaaaccatccatatacccagatgataatatcatcatTGTTTAAGTATAAACCTAACAAAATATTTCAGGTATTcccctgggatataatctattgagacaactgatacgtctccaacgtatcgataatttcttgtgttccatgccacattattgatgttatctacatgttttatgcacactttatgtcatattcgtgcattttctggaactaacctattaacaagatgccgaagtgccagttgctggtttctgctgtttttggtttcagaaatcctagtaaagaaatattctcggaattggacgaaataaaagcccagaggcctattttctcacgaagcttccagaagtccgaagacgaaaggaagtggggccacggggagccaaaccctagggcggcgcggcccccttggccgcgccgccctcgtcatccggggcccccgtgccccctctcgacttgcccttccgcctacttaaagcctccgtgacgaaacttccagtaccgagagccacgatacggaaaacattaccgagacgccgtcgccgccgatcccatctcgggggatcctcggagatcgcctccggcaccctgccggagaggggaatcatctcccggaggactctacaccgccatggtcgcctccggagtgatgagtgagtagtctacccctggactatgggtccatagcagtagctagatggttgtcttctccccattgtgctatcattgtcggatcttgtgagctgcctatcatgatcaagatcatctatatgtaattctatatgttgcgtttgttgggatccgatgaatagagaatacttgttatgttgattatcaaagttatgcttatgtgttgtttatgatcttgcatgctctccgtttctagtagaggctccggccaagtttttacttttaactccaagagggagtacttatgctcgatagtgggttcatgcccgcattgacactcgggacgagtgacgtaaagttctaaggttgtgttgtgctcgttgccactagggataaaacattgatgctatgtctaaggatgtagttgttgattacattacgcaccatacttaatgcaattgtctcgttgcttgcaacttaataccggaggggttcggatgataacctcgaaggtggactttttaggcatagatgcagttggatggcggtctatgtactttgtcgtaatgcccaattaaatctcactatactcatcatgatatgtatgtgcattgtcatgctctctttatttgtcaattgcccaaccgtaatttgttcacccaacatgctgttcgtcttatgggagagacacctctagtgaactgtggaccccggtccaattctctttactcgaaatacaatctactgcaatacttgtttttactgttttctctcgcaaacaatcatcttccacacaatacggttaatcctttgttacagcaagccggtgagattgacaacctcactcgtttcgttggggcaaagtactttggttgtgttgtgcaggttccacgttgccgccggaatctccggtgttgcgccgcactacatcccgccgccatcaaccttcaacgtgcttcttggctcctccctggttcgataaaccttggtttctttccgagggaaaacttgtcgctgtgctcatcataccttcctcttggggttgcccaacgaacgtgtgaaatacacgccatcaagcatattttctcggcgccgttgccggggagatcaagacacgctgcaaggggagtctccacttctcaatctctttactttgtttttgtcttgcttagttttatttactactttgtttgctgcactaaatcaaaatacaaaaaaattagttgctagttttactttatttgctatcttgtttgctatattgaaaacacaaaaaaattagtttacttgcatttactttatctaattcgctttatttgctattggtaaaatgagtaatcctgaagttgaagttcgttcatttaagcaacaagggggagaatgtttaaaagatgcttggtatagaattagtgatgcccataatagatgcactaagaaacactccaccactatcctactcaggaatttttatgttggtatctctagctggaatagatatgttcttgattgtctcgcgggaggtaacttcctaggcgctcccgctttagaagctagttgcattattgagagtttatttggaacaccacctgttaatgaaactaaaattgaaacctcccttgaggatgttatgaaaaaattggaaaccatagagaaaaattgtagcgttgaaactaaattggaaatattacttgataatactgataaacttgataaaatcctaggaggaattaatgaaagaattgctactctagaaacttgcgctatccatgataatcaaacccatagaattggtaaacttgaagaagctatgggaaaattgagttcaactttttcttcttttaaatttaatgagaaagcttatgtgggtaaggagcaaaaattcatgtatgtctctaaggtgcctaaaccaaagaattactataggcctaaaattgataaaactcccaacacccctggtaataatgttgatgcttcatctctcgatgttacttgatacacactttctgcgcctagctgaaaggcgttaaaaaaaagcgcttatgggagacaacccatgtttttacctacagtactttgtttttattttgtgtcttggaagttgtttactactgtagcaacctctccttatcttagttttgagttttgttgtgccaagttaagccgttgatagaaaagtaagtactagatttggattactgcgcagttccagatttctttgctgtcacgaatctgagcccactgccctgcaggaagctcagaaaattatgcca contains the following coding sequences:
- the LOC124702622 gene encoding external alternative NAD(P)H-ubiquinone oxidoreductase B1, mitochondrial-like, coding for MGFSFFASRAAARFLEDVRRPAGVSTAALLLTAASGGGIVAYADSSRPEEASGPPQQDVPKKKKVVVLGTGWGGTSFLKNLDCSRYDVKVISPRNYFAFTPLLPSVTCGTVEARSIVEPIRRMFEKKNKDVAYYEAECFKIDATKKAVHCRSAIGTNLDGNGDFEVDYDYLVVALGATVNTFNTPGVMEHCHFLKEVEDAQKIRKSVLDCFEKASLPNISEEEKRKVLHFVVIGGGPTGVEFTAELHDFLVEDLVKIYPAIQEFVKITIIQSGEHILNTFDERIAAFAETKFQRDGIEVNTGFRVLKVSDDFITVKNKSTGGEILVPYGMAIWSAGIGTRPVITDFMNQVGQAKRRALATNEWLRVRETDGVYAIGDCSSISQRKIMEDISTIFKVADKDNSGTLTLKEISDILEDICIRYPQVELYMKSMHMLDIADLIASGVGDSHKESMVVDIEEFKKALCHVDSQVKTVPATAQVAAQQGYYLADCFNKMDHCKEHPEGPLRLSGSGGDHHNFRPFRYKHLGQFAPLGGEQAAAELPGDWVSMGHSTQWLWYSVYASKQVSWRTRVLVVSDWTRRFIFGRDSSRI